The following coding sequences are from one Streptomyces sp. V3I7 window:
- a CDS encoding sensor histidine kinase, giving the protein MGEQDVLVTALAVACAAAAGLAVALVRVRRRWRTAVGERGWLLERERESSARAAIAAEHDRIARELHDIVSHNVSLMIVQAGAAREVLGTMPDEAAVALRAVEDTGRGAMTDLRHLLGVLAPSPNGDDAGPGPGGADDPGTDLAPHPGLDRLGPLVDRISFAGLPVEVRISGDPRPLPQGIGITAYRIIQEALTNALRHGDGGKAEVTVRYADHALRVEVLNTGPSVLTGSAPAKSPSPRPRPRSRAGAGRGLLGLRERVAVYGGDLDARRRLGGGFRVRARIPLDGL; this is encoded by the coding sequence ATGGGGGAACAGGACGTGTTGGTGACGGCGCTCGCGGTGGCGTGCGCGGCTGCCGCAGGGCTGGCGGTCGCGCTGGTGCGCGTCCGGCGGCGGTGGCGGACGGCCGTGGGGGAGCGCGGCTGGCTGCTGGAGCGTGAGCGGGAGAGCTCGGCCCGCGCCGCGATCGCGGCCGAACACGACCGCATCGCCCGCGAGTTGCACGACATCGTCAGCCATAACGTCAGCCTCATGATCGTCCAGGCGGGCGCCGCCCGCGAAGTGCTCGGCACGATGCCGGACGAGGCCGCGGTCGCGCTCCGCGCCGTCGAGGACACGGGCCGCGGCGCGATGACCGACCTGCGGCACCTGCTCGGCGTGCTGGCGCCCTCACCGAACGGCGACGACGCCGGCCCGGGCCCGGGCGGCGCCGACGATCCGGGTACGGACCTGGCCCCGCACCCCGGTCTCGACCGGCTCGGTCCGCTCGTCGACCGGATATCGTTCGCCGGACTTCCCGTGGAGGTACGGATATCCGGCGACCCGCGTCCGCTTCCGCAGGGCATCGGTATCACCGCCTACCGCATCATCCAGGAGGCCCTCACCAATGCGCTCAGACACGGCGACGGCGGCAAGGCGGAGGTGACGGTGCGCTATGCCGACCACGCCCTGCGCGTGGAGGTGCTCAACACCGGTCCCAGCGTCCTCACCGGCTCCGCACCGGCGAAGTCGCCGAGTCCGAGGCCGCGCCCCAGGTCGCGGGCGGGCGCCGGGCGCGGACTGCTCGGGCTGCGCGAGCGGGTCGCGGTGTACGGCGGTGACCTGGACGCCCGGCGCCGCCTCGGCGGCGGCTTCCGCGTCCGGGCGCGCATACCCCTGGACGGGCTGTGA
- a CDS encoding helix-turn-helix transcriptional regulator, whose product MGRTPARHTRLDILEWLKDPVAHFPPQRHVDPAEAGVTARAVATKLGVSRRVAAAHLGLLTRIGLLRSRRIRHRTYYRRDEVRIAEVARLFEKGW is encoded by the coding sequence ATGGGGAGGACTCCCGCCCGCCACACGCGCCTGGACATCCTGGAGTGGCTGAAGGATCCGGTCGCGCACTTCCCGCCGCAGCGGCACGTCGATCCGGCCGAGGCAGGGGTCACCGCTCGCGCCGTCGCCACCAAGCTCGGGGTGTCCCGCCGGGTCGCCGCCGCCCACCTCGGCCTCCTCACCCGCATCGGTCTGCTGCGCAGCAGGAGGATCAGGCACCGCACCTATTACCGGCGCGACGAGGTGCGGATCGCCGAGGTGGCCAGGCTGTTCGAGAAGGGGTGGTGA
- a CDS encoding DUF190 domain-containing protein, with protein sequence MTRLTGRALRVTVFIGENDTWHHKPLYAEIVHRAHAAGLAGASVFRGIEGFGASSRIHTTRLLSLSEDLPVAVVIVDTEARVRDFLPQLDELVSEGLVTVDDCEVIRYVGRSSEASDASDVPGGSTGRQSGTPGETDGKGKNSL encoded by the coding sequence ATGACGCGGCTGACCGGCCGGGCCCTGCGCGTGACCGTCTTCATCGGCGAGAACGACACCTGGCACCACAAGCCCCTGTACGCCGAGATCGTGCACCGGGCCCACGCCGCCGGACTGGCCGGCGCCAGCGTCTTCCGCGGCATCGAGGGCTTCGGCGCCTCCTCCCGCATCCACACCACGCGGCTGCTGTCCCTGAGCGAGGACCTGCCGGTGGCCGTCGTCATCGTCGACACCGAGGCGCGGGTGCGGGACTTCCTCCCGCAGCTCGACGAGCTGGTCAGCGAGGGGCTCGTGACCGTGGACGACTGCGAGGTCATCCGGTACGTCGGCCGCTCGTCGGAAGCCTCGGATGCCTCAGACGTCCCGGGCGGCTCGACCGGCCGACAGTCGGGCACTCCGGGCGAAACGGACGGGAAGGGTAAGAACTCGTTGTGA
- the aspA gene encoding aspartate ammonia-lyase yields the protein MTPAGTRSEHDLLGDRDVPADAYWGVHTLRATENFPITGTPISAYPHLIDALAAVKEAAALANEELGLLEPRKAAAIVEACREIRGGKLHDQFVVDVIQGGAGTSTNMNANEVIANRALELLGHEKGQYEHLHPNEDVNLAQSTNDVYPTAVKIATVFAVRGLLDAMAVLQHAFARKAVEFRDVLKMGRTQLQDAVPMTLGQEFSTFSVMLDEDRSRLAEAVQLIHEINLGATAIGTALNAPAGYAESARRHLAEITALPLVTAANLVEATQDCGAFVQMSGVLKRIAVKLSKSCNDLRLLSSGPRAGLGEINLPPVQAGSSIMPGKVNPVIPEVVNQVAFEVIGNDVAITMAAEAGQLQLNAFEPIILHSLSESITHLQSACLTLAERCVDGITANTEALRASVENSIGLVTALNPHIGYTAATDIAKEALATGRGVAELVLEKGLLPAETLAELLRPEVLAGSGRPGA from the coding sequence ATGACCCCCGCCGGCACCCGCTCCGAACACGACCTCCTCGGCGACCGCGACGTTCCCGCGGACGCCTACTGGGGTGTCCACACCCTGCGCGCGACCGAGAACTTCCCCATCACCGGCACCCCGATCTCCGCCTACCCGCACCTGATCGACGCCCTCGCCGCCGTCAAGGAGGCCGCCGCCCTCGCCAACGAGGAACTCGGGCTGCTGGAGCCGAGGAAGGCCGCCGCGATCGTCGAGGCCTGCCGGGAGATCCGCGGGGGCAAGCTGCACGACCAGTTCGTCGTCGACGTCATCCAGGGCGGCGCCGGTACGTCGACCAACATGAACGCCAACGAGGTCATCGCCAACCGGGCGCTGGAGCTGCTGGGCCACGAGAAGGGCCAGTACGAGCACCTGCACCCCAACGAGGACGTCAACCTCGCCCAGTCGACCAACGACGTCTACCCGACCGCCGTCAAGATCGCCACGGTCTTCGCGGTGCGCGGCCTGCTCGACGCGATGGCCGTCCTCCAGCACGCCTTCGCCCGCAAAGCCGTCGAGTTCCGCGACGTCCTGAAGATGGGCCGCACGCAGCTCCAGGACGCCGTGCCGATGACGCTGGGCCAGGAATTCTCGACGTTCTCCGTCATGCTCGACGAGGACCGCAGCCGCCTCGCCGAGGCCGTCCAGCTGATCCACGAGATCAACCTGGGCGCCACGGCGATCGGCACCGCCCTCAACGCCCCCGCCGGATACGCCGAGTCCGCCCGCCGCCACCTCGCCGAGATCACCGCGCTGCCGCTGGTCACCGCCGCCAACCTGGTCGAGGCCACCCAGGACTGCGGTGCCTTCGTGCAGATGTCCGGCGTGCTCAAGCGGATCGCCGTCAAGCTCTCCAAGAGCTGCAACGACCTGCGCCTGCTGTCCTCCGGCCCGCGCGCGGGCCTCGGCGAGATCAACCTGCCGCCGGTGCAGGCCGGTTCGTCGATCATGCCGGGCAAGGTCAACCCGGTGATCCCCGAGGTCGTCAACCAGGTCGCCTTCGAGGTGATCGGCAACGACGTCGCCATCACCATGGCCGCCGAGGCGGGCCAGCTCCAGCTCAACGCGTTCGAGCCGATCATCCTGCACTCCCTCTCGGAGAGCATCACCCACCTGCAGAGCGCCTGCCTCACGCTCGCCGAGCGCTGCGTAGACGGCATCACCGCCAACACCGAGGCGCTGCGCGCGAGTGTCGAGAACTCCATCGGCCTGGTCACCGCCCTCAACCCGCACATCGGCTACACGGCCGCCACCGACATCGCCAAGGAGGCCCTCGCCACCGGGCGCGGCGTCGCCGAACTCGTCCTGGAGAAGGGCCTGTTGCCCGCCGAGACCCTGGCCGAGCTGCTCCGCCCCGAGGTCCTCGCGGGCAGCGGCCGACCCGGCGCCTGA
- a CDS encoding undecaprenyl-diphosphate phosphatase yields the protein MSAISVGQAVVLGVVEGVTEFLPVSSTGHLKITEGLMGIPVDDKSVVGFSAVIQVGAIAAVLVYFFKDIVRIVSAWGRGLVNREARHSHDYKFAWWVIAATIPIVVVGLAAKPLIDGPLASLWVVAGSLIAGSGVMWAADQMGRHKRGEDDTSFKDAMLVGSSQILALLFPGFSRSGATMSTALMLDLDRVAATRLSFFLGIPALTGAGLYELKDALGAGVGAAPLVVGTIVSFVVAYASIAWLLKFVAKHSFNSFVLYRIAVGLLLFGLLGTGVLES from the coding sequence ATGAGCGCCATCTCTGTCGGTCAGGCCGTCGTCCTCGGAGTCGTCGAGGGGGTGACCGAGTTCCTCCCCGTGTCCTCCACCGGCCACCTCAAGATCACCGAGGGGCTCATGGGGATCCCCGTCGACGACAAGTCCGTCGTCGGGTTCTCAGCCGTCATCCAGGTCGGCGCCATCGCCGCCGTGCTCGTGTACTTCTTCAAGGACATCGTCCGCATCGTCTCCGCCTGGGGGCGCGGTCTGGTGAACCGGGAGGCGCGGCACAGCCACGACTACAAGTTCGCCTGGTGGGTGATCGCCGCGACGATCCCGATCGTCGTGGTGGGCCTGGCCGCCAAGCCCCTGATCGACGGCCCCCTCGCCTCGCTCTGGGTCGTGGCGGGCTCCCTCATCGCCGGCAGTGGCGTGATGTGGGCCGCGGACCAGATGGGGCGCCACAAGCGCGGTGAGGACGACACCTCGTTCAAGGACGCGATGCTGGTCGGTTCCTCGCAGATCCTCGCCCTGCTCTTCCCCGGCTTCTCCCGCTCCGGCGCCACCATGTCCACCGCGCTCATGCTCGACCTGGACCGCGTCGCCGCCACCCGTCTCTCCTTCTTCCTCGGCATCCCGGCCCTGACGGGCGCCGGCCTGTACGAGCTGAAGGACGCGCTGGGTGCGGGCGTGGGCGCCGCGCCGCTGGTCGTCGGCACGATCGTCTCCTTCGTCGTCGCGTACGCCTCCATCGCCTGGCTGCTGAAGTTCGTCGCCAAGCACTCGTTCAACTCGTTCGTGCTCTACCGCATCGCCGTCGGCCTCCTGCTCTTCGGCCTTCTGGGCACGGGCGTCCTGGAGAGCTGA
- a CDS encoding response regulator transcription factor, with protein MPVGTGLEEGRAERVPRVLIADDQTLIRTGFRLILTARGIDVVGEAADGAMAVAAARELRPDVVLMDIRMPNMDGLEAARLILERAPECRVLMLTTFDLDRYVYTALSIGASGFLLKDVTPEHLAAAVRLVDTGDALLAPSITRRLVERYAAQAERPRTVHADVDALTPREREVLTWMGRGLSNAELAAHLSLSEATVKSHVARIFAKSGLRDRAQAVVLAYETGLVRAGER; from the coding sequence ATGCCGGTGGGTACGGGTCTGGAGGAGGGGCGAGCGGAGCGGGTACCCCGCGTCCTGATCGCCGACGACCAGACGCTGATCAGGACCGGCTTCCGGCTCATCCTGACCGCCCGCGGCATCGACGTGGTCGGCGAGGCGGCCGACGGGGCGATGGCGGTGGCCGCGGCGCGCGAACTCAGGCCGGACGTCGTGCTGATGGACATCCGCATGCCGAACATGGACGGGCTGGAGGCCGCCCGGCTCATTCTGGAGCGGGCGCCGGAGTGCCGGGTGCTCATGCTGACCACCTTCGACCTGGACCGGTACGTGTACACGGCCCTGTCCATCGGGGCGAGCGGCTTCCTGCTGAAAGACGTCACCCCCGAACACCTGGCAGCAGCGGTCCGCTTGGTGGACACGGGGGACGCCCTGCTGGCCCCGTCGATCACCAGGCGCCTGGTGGAGCGGTACGCGGCGCAGGCCGAGCGGCCCCGGACGGTGCACGCCGACGTTGACGCCCTCACGCCCCGGGAGCGCGAGGTGCTGACCTGGATGGGGCGCGGCTTGTCCAACGCGGAGCTCGCCGCCCATCTGTCGCTGAGCGAGGCGACGGTCAAGTCCCACGTGGCCCGCATCTTCGCCAAGTCGGGCCTGCGTGACCGCGCCCAGGCCGTGGTGCTCGCCTATGAGACGGGGTTGGTGAGAGCGGGGGAGCGCTGA
- a CDS encoding FadR/GntR family transcriptional regulator: protein MEAVLAHLRGAIERGEYAMGDKLPSEAELCRTLEVSRPVLREALRALQTMGLTVSKTGKGTFVVANAVEDPTFGDYAASDLLEVRRHIEIPVAGYAAKRRTPENLDHLAHLLDRMERETDTTAWVAMDTLFHIAVAEAAQNPVFRRVIEEIRDALARQSAFLTELGGRREQSNREHRAIVDALVDGHEQHAVEAMSHHLDRVETSLTDIVRSTRAGIPAQGSSAV from the coding sequence ATGGAAGCGGTGCTGGCCCACCTCCGCGGTGCCATCGAGCGCGGCGAGTACGCCATGGGGGACAAGCTCCCCTCCGAGGCCGAGCTCTGTCGCACGCTCGAGGTCTCCCGGCCCGTACTCCGCGAGGCCCTGCGCGCCCTGCAGACGATGGGCCTGACCGTCTCCAAGACCGGCAAGGGCACCTTCGTCGTCGCCAACGCCGTCGAGGACCCCACCTTCGGCGACTACGCGGCCAGCGACCTGCTCGAAGTGCGCCGCCACATAGAGATCCCGGTCGCCGGCTACGCCGCCAAGCGCCGCACGCCCGAGAACCTCGACCACCTGGCCCACCTCCTCGACCGGATGGAGCGGGAGACCGACACCACCGCGTGGGTCGCGATGGACACCCTCTTCCACATCGCCGTCGCCGAGGCCGCCCAGAACCCGGTCTTCCGCCGCGTGATCGAGGAGATCCGCGACGCGCTGGCCCGGCAGTCGGCCTTCCTCACCGAGCTGGGCGGCCGCCGCGAGCAGTCCAACCGCGAGCACCGGGCGATCGTCGACGCTCTCGTCGACGGCCACGAGCAGCACGCCGTGGAGGCCATGTCCCACCACCTCGACCGCGTCGAGACCAGCCTCACCGACATCGTGCGCTCCACTCGCGCGGGCATCCCCGCGCAAGGGAGTTCCGCGGTGTGA
- a CDS encoding asparaginase has product MFSNTSASDAPLVREPLHAPVAHVIRGGVVEGIHYGSVVVLGADGEVQLQIGDIEAAFYPRSALKPVQAVAMVRAGLPFDGDLLSLAAASHSGEETHIAGVRRMLERAGLTEDDLRNVLDMPLDPAVRDVWVREGRLPSRLAQNCSGKHAAMLCTARLNGWSLHDYLDPAHPLQQAIAETVEDLTGQRIARVTVDGCGAPLFSVSLHGLARSVARVASAAPGTPEARVADAMREHAEMASGAGRDVAALMRAVPGLLAKDGYEGVQVAALPDGRAIAVKIADGANRARIPVAAAALARVGVDPALLTPFAGEELLGGGKPVGFVRPVRALDTDPLPVSA; this is encoded by the coding sequence ATGTTCAGCAACACTTCCGCGTCGGACGCGCCCCTCGTCCGTGAGCCCCTCCACGCCCCCGTCGCCCACGTCATACGCGGCGGGGTCGTCGAGGGCATCCACTACGGCTCCGTCGTCGTCCTCGGCGCCGACGGCGAGGTCCAACTCCAGATCGGCGACATCGAGGCAGCCTTCTACCCGCGCTCGGCCCTCAAGCCGGTCCAGGCCGTGGCCATGGTGCGCGCCGGGCTGCCGTTCGACGGCGACCTGCTCTCGCTGGCCGCCGCCAGCCACTCCGGCGAGGAGACCCACATCGCCGGCGTCCGGCGCATGCTGGAGCGGGCCGGTCTCACCGAGGACGACCTGCGCAACGTCCTGGACATGCCCCTCGACCCCGCCGTGCGCGACGTCTGGGTGCGAGAGGGCCGCCTGCCCTCCCGGCTCGCCCAGAACTGCTCCGGCAAGCACGCCGCCATGCTCTGCACCGCCCGGCTCAACGGCTGGTCCCTGCACGACTACCTCGACCCTGCGCACCCTCTCCAGCAGGCGATCGCCGAGACCGTCGAGGACCTCACCGGCCAGCGCATCGCGCGCGTGACCGTCGACGGCTGCGGCGCCCCCCTGTTCTCCGTCTCCCTGCACGGCCTCGCCCGCTCCGTCGCGCGCGTCGCCTCCGCCGCCCCCGGCACCCCGGAGGCGCGCGTGGCCGACGCCATGCGCGAGCACGCCGAGATGGCCTCCGGCGCCGGCCGGGACGTGGCCGCGCTGATGCGCGCCGTGCCCGGACTGCTCGCCAAGGACGGCTACGAGGGCGTCCAGGTCGCCGCCCTCCCCGACGGCCGCGCCATCGCCGTGAAGATCGCCGACGGTGCCAACCGGGCCCGTATCCCGGTCGCGGCCGCCGCCCTCGCCCGCGTCGGCGTCGACCCGGCCCTCCTCACCCCGTTCGCGGGCGAGGAACTGCTCGGCGGCGGCAAGCCGGTCGGCTTCGTACGGCCGGTACGCGCGCTGGACACGGACCCGCTGCCCGTCTCGGCGTAA
- the crcB gene encoding fluoride efflux transporter CrcB, translated as MTAPETESLRIPRSSPPRRSALRTDAPVVGVIALGGALGATARHALSLWWPAAPGDFPWATFWTNVVGCAVIGVFMVIITDVWAAHRLVRPFFGTGVLGGFTTFSTYAVDIQKLVASGHAARGPAYLAATLCTALAAVWLGSAATRRVLATGGRS; from the coding sequence ATGACCGCCCCGGAAACCGAGAGCCTCCGTATCCCCCGGAGCAGCCCACCGCGCCGTTCCGCGCTGCGCACCGACGCGCCCGTCGTCGGTGTCATCGCCCTCGGCGGCGCCCTCGGCGCCACGGCTCGTCACGCACTGTCGCTGTGGTGGCCCGCGGCGCCCGGTGACTTTCCTTGGGCCACCTTCTGGACCAACGTCGTCGGATGCGCCGTGATCGGCGTGTTCATGGTGATCATCACCGACGTATGGGCAGCCCACCGCCTCGTCCGCCCGTTCTTCGGCACAGGCGTGCTCGGCGGGTTCACCACCTTCTCGACGTACGCCGTCGACATCCAGAAGCTCGTCGCCTCAGGCCATGCCGCCCGGGGGCCGGCCTACCTCGCCGCGACCCTGTGCACGGCCCTCGCCGCGGTGTGGCTCGGGTCGGCGGCCACCCGCCGTGTCCTCGCGACCGGGGGCCGGTCATGA
- the crcB gene encoding fluoride efflux transporter CrcB: MNWLLVVAGAAVGAPLRYLTDRAVQSRHDSVFPWGTFVVNVTGCLILGLLTGAVSAGAAGPSLQLLLGTGLCGALTTYSTFSYETLRLTEAGAGLYAAANVVASVATGLGAAFAGVSIAETLWV, translated from the coding sequence GTGAACTGGCTGTTGGTCGTCGCCGGGGCCGCGGTCGGGGCTCCGTTGCGCTATCTGACCGACCGTGCGGTGCAGTCGCGGCACGACTCGGTCTTCCCCTGGGGCACCTTCGTGGTGAACGTCACCGGCTGCCTCATCCTCGGTCTGCTGACCGGCGCCGTCTCCGCGGGCGCCGCAGGTCCGAGCCTCCAGCTCCTGCTCGGTACCGGGCTGTGCGGCGCGCTGACGACGTACTCGACCTTCTCCTACGAGACCCTCAGGCTGACCGAGGCCGGTGCGGGGCTCTACGCTGCCGCCAACGTCGTCGCGAGCGTGGCGACGGGCCTCGGTGCGGCCTTCGCCGGCGTGTCCATCGCCGAAACGCTGTGGGTCTGA